The segment GAAGATTGGTAAGCGGAAAAGAGCAGTTTCTCTCATGGAAGGGGCAGGCAGCTCGTCAAGCTAAATTGTAAGTTAGTAAGAtgttttgaaataaattaagGAGTGACTTACATCAAGCAAGAATTCTTGGGTTTTGCCATCCTCGTCAGGTTGTTCCAAGTAAACATTATTGGCAGAATCAACCACGAGAATTTTGCCATTTTCGGCAACGACCCTCTTCTTTGGTCCAGTAATAGTGGTTGGAGTTCCGGGTGCTGATGCCTTAGCCTTCTTGACTTTCTTGTCAGTCTTGTCAGTCTTGGAGAATTTCTCTTGTCTGCGTCGCTCCTTTCGGTTCATTGGTTGCATAGGATCGGCATCACCATCGGTATCGGTTCCAGGTGTAGAGACTCCATCAAGACCAGGGATATTGAGGTTGGAATTTCCACCCCATGCAGCATTTCTTGCAAATGTGATGTATCTTTCAACGAACTCGCGCTGTCTTTTCCAACTCAAATAGAGGGCGAGATAATGGCCTCCACCGCCAacaaagatgaagaggcCTACAAGCACTGAGCCAAAACCAGGACGGAATCGAGCATAGTAATATCCAGTGCCCTTCCACTTTGGGAATCCATTCTTCAGAAAGTGGTCATAACGTGCGCGACCTTCTCCC is part of the Botrytis cinerea B05.10 chromosome 1, complete sequence genome and harbors:
- the Bcerj5 gene encoding Bcerj5 → MRGSFYTFAILACLLAFVAAWSKEDQEIFRLQNEVATHDGPEVTFYDLLDIKPSANQEEIRAAYKKKSRTQHPDKVKAQFVADKSTGKGEKSKNKKSGANVSKGPSQAEIKAHYQQASDRFTRLGLINKILLGEGRARYDHFLKNGFPKWKGTGYYYARFRPGFGSVLVGLFIFVGGGGHYLALYLSWKRQREFVERYITFARNAAWGGNSNLNIPGLDGVSTPGTDTDGDADPMQPMNRKERRRQEKFSKTDKTDKKVKKAKASAPGTPTTITGPKKRVVAENGKILVVDSANNVYLEQPDEDGKTQEFLLDLDELPAPSMRETALFRLPIFAFNKTIGRVLNKTPVEEEYEEVEEASSSSGADDFEVLEKVKTTAINGNGKATRRNKKNGR